From a single Eremothecium sinecaudum strain ATCC 58844 chromosome III, complete sequence genomic region:
- the TFB2 gene encoding TFIIH/NER complex subunit TFB2 (Syntenic homolog of Ashbya gossypii ADL274W; Syntenic homolog of Saccharomyces cerevisiae YPL122C (TFB2)) yields MSQNVFKNTVTEYLEGLPQQVQSRLYRSPATCLAIYRLLPPMAKFFIMSMIFQDEEVSLRDLDRWVKPDAKFQLHDAIKSMKLLHIMMEGQSEQPLMTRLNPIFKESFKNALTGGEVNNSFGNLVEDGDEAVTMSMLDSYAADKWETILHFMVGTPLTKSPGRNVLNLLQHSNLMEVDEDGALKITNVGFQFLLQEPNAQIWTLLLQYLKMAETLQMDPVDVLNLVFMVGALELGNAYSVIGLSETQRAMLQDLRDYGLVFQKQSNLNKFYPTKLATLLTSDVVSIKSASSAVDSMLKKTSDAADKAVNANGIGEDDHQDGTGQNIPDGALIIETNFKLYSYSNSPLQIAILSLFVHLKSRFQNMVTGQVTRESIRRALHNGITADQIIAYLETHAHPQMRRLAEETLEKKLELDPNTKESLQVLPPTVVDQIKLWQLELDRIISYDGYLFRDFDNFQEYQSMTQYARDIGVLLWSDDKKRMFFVSKDGNAQVIDYHKRNFKKKQ; encoded by the coding sequence ATGTCGCAAAATGTATTCAAAAACACTGTGACTGAATACTTAGAGGGGCTTCCTCAACAGGTGCAATCGAGACTTTACCGTTCGCCTGCAACATGCCTTGCAATTTATAGACTATTGCCCCCAATGGCGAAATTCTTTATAATGTCAATGATATTTCaggatgaagaagtttcATTGCGTGATTTAGATCGTTGGGTGAAGCCAGATGCTAAGTTTCAGCTTCATGATGCAATTAAGTCCATGAAGTTACTGCATATAATGATGGAAGGGCAGAGTGAACAGCCGTTGATGACTAGGTTAAATCCAATATTTAAGGAGTCCTTTAAAAACGCATTAACAGGTGGTGAGGTTAACAATTCATTTGGAAACCTTGTTGAGGATGGTGACGAAGCTGTAACTATGTCTATGTTGGATTCATATGCTGCTGATAAGTGGGAGACTATTTTACACTTTATGGTGGGTACGCCGCTGACGAAGAGCCCTGGAAGAAATGTCTTAAATTTATTACAGCATAGCAATTTGATGGAGGTGGATGAGGATGGAGCTCTTAAAATCACGAATGTGGGGTTTCAATTTTTGTTGCAAGAGCCCAATGCTCAAATTTGGACACTGTTATTGCAGTACCTAAAAATGGCCGAAACATTACAGATGGATCCTGTGGATGTGTTAAATCTGGTATTTATGGTTGGAGCGCTTGAATTGGGAAATGCATATAGTGTGATTGGACTAAGTGAGACACAGAGAGCGATGTTGCAAGATCTTCGAGACTACGGTTTAGTTTTCCAAAAGCAATCCAATCTTAACAAGTTCTACCCAACGAAGTTAGCCACTTTATTGACCTCTGATGTTGTTTCTATAAAAAGTGCTTCTTCTGCGGTTGACAGTATGCTGAAAAAGACATCAGACGCTGCAGATAAGGCGGTCAATGCAAATGGAATTGGAGAAGATGATCATCAAGACGGTACCGGTCAAAACATTCCAGATGGAGCATTAATTATTGAAACAAATTTCAAGTTATATAGTTATTCGAATTCTCCCTTGCAAATAGCCATTTTGAGTCTGTTCGTTCATCTGAAGTCCAGGTTCCAGAATATGGTTACTGGTCAGGTTACCAGAGAATCGATCAGGAGGGCTTTGCATAATGGTATCACTGCAGACCAAATAATTGCATATCTGGAGACTCATGCCCACCCGCAGATGAGACGTCTAGCAGAAGAAACGTTGGAGAAGAAATTAGAACTCGATCCGAACACTAAGGAAAGCTTACAGGTCCTGCCGCCTACTGTTGTTGACCAGATTAAATTGTGGCAGCTAGAGTTGGATAGAATTATCAGCTATGATGGCTACCTATTTAGAGACTTCGACAATTTCCAGGAATACCAGTCAATGACACAATATGCCAGAGATATTGGAGTTTTACTTTGGTCAGATGACAAAAAACGCATGTTCTTCGTCTCCAAGGATGGTAACGCTCAAGTGATTGACTACCATAAGAGGAACTTTAAGAAGAAGCAGTAG
- the DED1 gene encoding DEAD-box ATP-dependent RNA helicase DED1 (Syntenic homolog of Ashbya gossypii ADL273C; Syntenic homolog of Saccharomyces cerevisiae YOR204W (DED1) and YPL119C (DBP1)), with translation MSELINKMENLSVDDAAKKKIAYEPPHVRRKREQGADPSPRRGKSNNGSRLEGGNNGFGAGYSKSNRDNWSGAHGRGGAKGGDRGGTSRFGRWIDGKHLPAKRNESLEVQLFGTAEDPSFQSSGINFDNYDDIPVEASGQDVPQPITEFTSPPLDALLLENILLARFTRPTPVQKYSVPIVANGRDLMACAQTGSGKTGGFLFPVLSQSFSEGPAPAPEGSNNYYMSKAYPTAVVLAPTRELATQIFDEAKKFTYRSWVKPCVVYGGADIRLQIKELERGCDLIVATPGRLNDLLERGKISLCNVKYLVLDEADRMLDMGFEPQIRHIVEGCDMPTVENRQTLMFSATFPTDIQHLASDFLKDYIFLSVGRVGSTSENITQKVLHVEDIDKRSVLLDLLAASDGGLTLVFVETKRMADALTDFLIMQGLSATAIHGDRTQAERERALSYFRAAKANILVATAVAARGLDIPNVTHVINYDLPSDIDDYVHRIGRTGRAGNTGLATAFFNRGNKNVVKELVDILQEANQEVPSFLTQITREASYGKPTRGGRGGYNRATNTRDYRRHGAPAGASSEWGNNNRANSGWSSNTRSGFGWGNGGSEWGGNSVSWSGNANGSGNAGGPSWGGSGSKPSGNNSWW, from the coding sequence ATGTCTGAACTAATTAACAAGATGGAAAACTTGAGCGTGGATGATGCAGCTAAAAAAAAGATAGCTTACGAACCTCCCCACGTTAGAAGAAAGAGAGAACAAGGAGCTGACCCTTCTCCAAGGAGAGGTAAATCTAACAACGGTTCGCGTTTAGAAGGCGGTAATAATGGTTTCGGTGCTGGATATAGTAAGAGTAATCGTGATAACTGGTCTGGAGCTCACGGAAGAGGTGGTGCAAAGGGTGGCGACAGAGGCGGTACGTCGAGGTTCGGGCGCTGGATCGATGGCAAACATTTGCCAGCGAAAAGAAACGAGAGTCTAGAAGTACAGTTGTTTGGTACCGCTGAAGATCCTAGCTTCCAGTCTTCAGGTATTAATTTTGATAACTACGATGATATTCCTGTGGAGGCTTCTGGTCAGGATGTTCCACAACCTATTACAGAGTTCACGTCTCCTCCATTAGATGCTTTGTTACTGGAGAACATTCTTTTGGCGCGTTTCACGAGACCTACACCAGTTCAGAAGTACTCGGTGCCTATTGTTGCTAACGGAAGAGATTTAATGGCTTGTGCACAAACTGGTTCTGGTAAAACTGGTGGTTTCTTATTTCCAGTTCTTTCTCAATCTTTCAGCGAAGGACCAGCTCCTGCTCCAGAGGGTAGCAACAATTACTATATGAGCAAGGCTTACCCAACAGCTGTTGTTCTTGCTCCTACCAGAGAGTTGGCTACCCAAATTTTCGACGAAGCCAAGAAGTTTACTTATAGATCTTGGGTTAAGCCATGTGTTGTTTACGGTGGTGCTGACATTCGTCTCCAAATTAAGGAGTTGGAACGTGGTTGCGATCTTATTGTTGCAACACCAGGTCGTCTAAATGACTTGTTGGAACGTGGTAAGATCTCCTTATGCAATGTGAAGTACTTGGTTCTTGACGAAGCTGATAGAATGTTAGATATGGGTTTTGAACCTCAAATTAGACACATTGTTGAAGGTTGTGATATGCCAACTGTTGAGAACAGACAAACATTAATGTTTTCAGCCACCTTCCCAACTGATATTCAACACTTGGCCTCTGACTTCTTAAAGGACTACATTTTCTTATCCGTTGGTAGAGTTGGTTCTACCTCCGAAAACATTACCCAAAAAGTCTTACACGTCGAGGATATCGATAAGAGATCCGTTCTATTGGACTTGTTGGCTGCTTCAGATGGTGGTTTAACATTGGTTTTTGTTGAAACCAAGAGAATGGCTGATGCTTTGACAGACTTCTTAATCATGCAAGGTTTGTCAGCAACAGCAATTCATGGTGACCGTACTCAAGCCGAACGTGAACGTGCTTTGTCCTACTTTAGAGCTGCTAAGGCTAACATTCTAGTCGCTactgctgttgctgctaGAGGTTTGGATATTCCAAATGTTACACACGTTATCAACTACGATTTGCCATCTGATATCGATGACTACGTCCACCGTATTGGTAGAACTGGTCGTGCTGGAAACACTGGTTTGGCAACCGCTTTTTTCAACCGCGGTAACAAGAACGTTGTCAAGGAGcttgttgatattttgCAAGAAGCAAACCAAGAGGTCCCATCCTTCTTGACACAAATCACTAGAGAGGCCTCTTATGGCAAGCCTACCAGAGGTGGCCGCGGTGGTTACAACCGTGCTACTAATACCAGAGATTACCGTCGCCATGGCGCTCCCGCTGGTGCTAGCTCCGAATGGGGAAACAACAACAGAGCGAACTCCGGCTGGAGTAGCAACACCAGATCTGGTTTTGGCTGGGGTAACGGTGGTTCCGAATGGGGTGGAAACTCTGTTTCTTGGAGTGGTAACGCCAACGGTAGCGGTAACGCAGGTGGTCCTTCCTGGGGTGGAAGCGGCTCCAAGCCATCTGGAAACAATTCCTGGTGGTGA
- the MRP51 gene encoding mitochondrial 37S ribosomal protein bS1m (Syntenic homolog of Ashbya gossypii ADL271W; Syntenic homolog of Saccharomyces cerevisiae YPL118W (MRP51)) codes for MEDARTTINSQALAMSSHLSSLLRNSRLSQLYQTDKAILDSVRNLAPTHQVIETKPATQYRQEWGLKSSIPSKIKSRYIVVNKLDTLERFTSFEPVGQYQWNRIRFQEIGVAPSYGHQVPNPLFSGASQNASSDKLSGLLGISEKTSAAKRDMVMKKLAGLYPAYMKWISEKYPEIAKKPHEYRNASYLREFLSQYSFDKPLSGQFKVVGTGGLSYALQGRLRQSPRGVQNKNPATGRVLQLKGMERTAAVGGFVANLNALGRVSRKLDIQHGDYIRAEKYPFFISEAKVGENGKITMEAQLLETNAVRMVDNSIAMPSKKRLYNKSEGQQQKIDPEKSATQAAELLSILTNFAR; via the coding sequence ATGGAAGATGCACGAACCACTATCAACAGCCAAGCGTTAGCGATGAGTTCTCATCTATCGAGTCTTCTTCGGAATTCTAGATTATCGCAGCTATACCAGACGGATAAGGCGATATTAGATTCTGTCAGGAACCTAGCTCCTACACACCAGGTGATAGAGACCAAGCCTGCTACGCAATACCGCCAAGAATGGGGTTTGAAGTCCAGTATTCCCTCGAAAATTAAGTCCCGGTACATTGTTGTCAACAAGTTGGATACTTTGGAGAGATTTACTTCGTTTGAACCTGTGGGTCAATATCAGTGGAACAGAATCAGATTTCAAGAGATTGGCGTGGCTCCTAGCTATGGGCATCAAGTTCCAAACCCACTCTTCTCTGGAGCTAGCCAGAATGCTTCCAGTGACAAACTCTCTGGGCTACTTGGTATTTCAGAGAAGACATCTGCTGCAAAGCGTGATATGGTAATGAAGAAACTGGCTGGATTGTACCCTGCGTACATGAAATGGATATCAGAAAAATATCCAGAGATCGCTAAGAAACCGCATGAATACAGAAACGCCTCTTACTTGAGAGAGTTCTTATCACAATATTCCTTTGACAAGCCATTAAGCGGTCAATTCAAGGTTGTGGGCACCGGTGGTCTATCCTATGCGTTGCAGGGAAGATTAAGGCAGTCTCCTAGAGGTGTTCAGAACAAAAATCCAGCTACAGGTAGAGTTCTGCAACTAAAGGGCATGGAACGTACTGCTGCTGTGGGTGGTTTTGTCGCCAATTTGAACGCCCTGGGACGCGTTTCTCGTAAGCTAGATATACAGCATGGTGACTATATCAGAGCAGAGAAGTACCCATTCTTCATCTCGGAAGCTAAGGTGGGAGAAAACGGTAAGATTACAATGGAAGCTCAACTATTAGAGACCAACGCAGTGAGGATGGTGGACAATTCTATTGCTATGCCTTCGAAGAAGCGCCTATACAATAAATCCGAAGGTCAACAACAAAAGATAGACCCAGAAAAGTCTGCTACGCAGGCTGCCGAACTATTGAGTATCCTCACAAACTTTGCTCGTTAG
- the HIS3 gene encoding imidazoleglycerol-phosphate dehydratase HIS3 (Syntenic homolog of Ashbya gossypii ADL270C; Syntenic homolog of Saccharomyces cerevisiae YOR202W (HIS3)), with the protein MSNDRRACVKRVTNETQIEIVISLSGGELKLGNSASNNTKAENSSSSSQLISINTGIGFLDHMIHALAKHAGWSIILNCVGDLHIDDHHTTEDCGITLGQAFKEALGAVRGVKRFGCGFAPLDEALSRAVVDLSNRPYAVVELGLKRERIGDLSTEMIPHFLASFAEAARITIHVDCIRGSNDHHRSESAFKALALALKEAISYTGSDEVPSTKGVLM; encoded by the coding sequence ATGTCTAATGATCGCAGAGCCTGCGTTAAGAGGGTTACTAATGAAACTCAAATTGAAATCGTAATATCTTTATCCGGGGGCGAATTAAAGCTTGGTAATTCCGCTAGTAATAACACTAAGGCTGAAAATAGCTCTTCATCAAGTCAACTAATTTCAATTAATACTGGGATTGGCTTTCTAGACCACATGATCCACGCTCTTGCCAAACACGCTGGTTGGTCGATAATTTTAAACTGTGTTGGCGATTTACACATAGATGACCATCATACAACTGAAGATTGCGGTATAACTTTGGGCCAGGCGTTCAAAGAAGCATTGGGTGCTGTTCGTGGCGTCAAAAGGTTTGGATGCGGGTTTGCACCTTTGGATGAGGCGCTCAGCAGGGCTGTAGTAGACCTTTCCAACAGGCCTTACGCTGTGGTGGAATTAGGACTAAAACGTGAGCGCATTGGAGACTTATCTACCGAGATGATACCGCACTTTTTGGCCTCCTTTGCGGAGGCTGCGAGAATAACTATTCACGTAGACTGCATCAGGGGCTCTAACGATCACCACAGGAGTGAAAGTGCGTTTAAAGCTCTAGCCTTGGCCTTGAAGGAAGCTATTTCATACACGGGATCAGACGAAGTACCTTCTACCAAAGGAGTTCTAATGTAA
- the MRM1 gene encoding Mrm1p (Syntenic homolog of Ashbya gossypii ADL269W; Syntenic homolog of Saccharomyces cerevisiae YOR201C (MRM1)): protein MLYGQFLRCFSRKVKAAVKVPNSKDFTNRPRSFDRNFPVHERKKAWERDGVQKDEWFRKKYAGVHAKQLAKEKADPYGKRASHIEKIRNEEHRNRLQYLQHKAQYAKKDAYQGLKANPLMEYLYGTNSVLAALTANKREYFSRLLYHGSLNHEIASLAKDLEIKIEETDKHRLNLLTDYGVHNNVTLECKPLQKMEISHLGACNPELGEFEYTEVFFGDQQPKPRKFLQTATKEYPLGIYLDEVVDPHNIGSIIRSAYYLGADFVVLSRKNCAPLSPVVSKVSSGAMEVLDVYTTDKPLQFIEKSKSEGGWTFVSSCLTKDIDGSSKLSKVELQDLNTMVQKSPVILVVGNEGNGIRTNIINRSDFFVQVPFGRGDKATHVDSLNVGVATAILLQNLLT, encoded by the coding sequence ATGTTATATGGCCAGTTTCTTCGATGCTTTTCCCGGAAGGTTAAAGCGGCAGTTAAAGTTCCAAACAGTAAAGACTTCACAAATCGACCAAGATCTTTCGATAGGAATTTCCCGGTACATGAGAGAAAGAAGGCTTGGGAACGTGATGGTGTACAAAAAGATGAATGGTTCAGAAAGAAGTACGCTGGAGTTCATGCTAAACAACTTGCTAAGGAGAAGGCGGACCCATACGGTAAAAGAGCATCACATATAGAAAAGATACGGAATGAAGAGCATCGTAATAGACTACAATACCTACAGCATAAAGCACAATATGCAAAAAAGGATGCTTATCAAGGTTTGAAGGCAAACCCACTAATGGAATATCTATATGGTACTAATAGTGTGTTGGCAGCGTTGACTGCCAATAAACGTGAATATTTCAGTCGACTGTTATACCATGGCTCGCTTAATCATGAGATTGCGTCACTCGCCAAAGATCTTGAAATAAAGATAGAAGAAACCGATAAGCATAGACTAAATCTGCTTACGGACTATGGTGTGCATAATAATGTCACTTTAGAGTGTAAACCGCTGCAAAAGATGGAAATTAGTCATTTGGGTGCTTGTAATCCAGAATTAGGAGAATTTGAATATACTGAGGTGTTCTTTGGTGATCAACAACCGAAACCTAGAAAGTTCTTACAGACTGCTACGAAGGAATATCCTTTGGGTATATATTTGGATGAGGTTGTCGATCCACATAATATAGGGTCTATTATTCGTAGTGCATACTACTTGGGCGCTGACTTCGTAGTATTGTCCAGGAAGAACTGTGCACCTCTGTCACCAGTAGTTTCCAAAGTCAGCAGCGGTGCAATGGAAGTGTTGGATGTGTATACTACTGATAAACCATTGCAATTTATCGAGAAGTCTAAGAGTGAAGGTGGTTGGACTTTTGTGTCCAGTTGTTTAACGAAAGACATAGATGGATCATCAAAACTAAGTAAGGTCGAGCTACAAGATCTTAATACGATGGTTCAGAAATCCCCTGTGATTTTGGTGGTCGGGAACGAAGGTAATGGTATTAGGACGAATATTATAAATAGAAGCGACTTTTTCGTTCAAGTACCGTTCGGAAGAGGTGACAAAGCTACACATGTTGATTCCCTTAACGTTGGTGTTGCAACTGCTATTCTTCTACAAAACCTGCTAACCTGA
- the IDI1 gene encoding isopentenyl-diphosphate delta-isomerase IDI1 (Syntenic homolog of Ashbya gossypii ADL268C; Syntenic homolog of Saccharomyces cerevisiae YPL117C (IDI1)) gives MTVLIDREIVIENLSFKGMSRYAKLVKSLTQEEVLEMFTEVIPVNNRPNSHSSASSTLDAGDTVFKGHDEEQIKLMNENCIILDWDDNMIGSGTKKLCHLMENIEKGLLHRAFSVFVFDEEGRLLLQQRASEKITFPDLWTNTCCSHPLCVDDEIGAKGNLEAKVQGAKVAAVRKLEHELGIPPLETLQKGKFHFLNRIHYMAPSNGPWGEHEIDYILFYKVAPNEKITVQPNPNEVRDCAWVNQQQLKEMFADKNLKFTPWFKLICESYLFEWWEQLDDLSNVENDFRIHRMV, from the coding sequence ATGACGGTTTTAATTGATAGAGAAATCGTAATAGAAAACTTGAGTTTCAAGGGCATGTCGCGTTATGCCAAACTTGTGAAGTCTCTTACACAGGAAGAAGTTTTGGAGATGTTCACGGAGGTTATTCCCGTGAATAACAGACCTAATTCACATTCAAGTGCGTCTTCTACTTTGGATGCTGGTGATACTGTTTTTAAAGGACACGATGAAGAGCAAATTAAGTTAATGAATGAAAATTGTATTATTCTAGATTGGGATGATAATATGATTGGTTCTGGTACAAAGAAGTTATGCCATCTAATGGAGAATATTGAGAAGGGTCTTTTACACAGGGCTTTTTCGGTTTTCGTTTTTGATGAGGAAGGTCGATTGTTGTTACAACAGAGGGCGAGCGAGAAGATCACGTTTCCGGACTTGTGGACAAATACATGTTGTTCACATCCCCTTTGTGTGGATGATGAAATTGGAGCCAAAGGTAATTTGGAGGCCAAAGTTCAGGGCGCCAAGGTTGCTGCCGTTCGTAAGTTGGAGCATGAGTTGGGAATCCCCCCACTGGAGACGTTACAGAAGGGGAAGTTCCACTTTTTGAATCGTATTCATTACATGGCGCCAAGTAATGGTCCGTGGGGAGAACACGAGATTGATTACATATTATTTTATAAGGTCGCCCCAAACGAGAAGATCACCGTCCAACCCAATCCTAACGAGGTGCGTGATTGTGCGTGGGTGAACCAACAACAGTTGAAAGAAATGTTTGCGGACAAGAACTTGAAGTTTACGCCGTGGTTCAAATTAATATGCGAGAGTTACTTATTTGAATGGTGGGAGCAGCTGGATGATTTATCAAATGTAGAGAACGACTTCAGAATACACAGGATGGTATAA
- the BFR1 gene encoding Bfr1p (Syntenic homolog of Ashbya gossypii ADL267W; Syntenic homolog of Saccharomyces cerevisiae YOR198C (BFR1)) — MSGRYNIKKPDSSVRDKKLETLYAQVKKFDQELDSVRKQIDGNKVSDQTQNATQKLRDQLKEIRKTQSDLKGRRQQIHDKIKQLEEQVRRQNTEVDEKLGKKTRYQSIAEIKQRLEQIDEEMSSGDLSLVEEKVCVKEMQSLNKLIRDMQQVEPIKKSISDDKNTIAELKQELGTLNASEISAQYESIQAELNKMQSKNQVIHDQKSKLFVKKAAIMSKRDEIYSQIKKVKADFGNELKTFRKKVQEERLKREEEQQLSVLMEDKEEKVCKLKEKLIHAKKPAFMNEISCIETALFVLDPTFVKPAANNIDFPGSEPVKPVKKVENQGLVKIVKEKEDYFPPSAKSKKNRKKASNGTASGSSSKFSLEPTLIAILADLEVPVPMSKDDVPATVEQLKKKYDDFLSRQEEQTEKNVAEATAQLEKLELEYAAKENQLRKELEEKREREAAEAETAGEK; from the coding sequence ATGTCTGGTAGATACAATATTAAGAAGCCTGATTCTTCAGTTAGGgacaaaaaattagagACTTTGTATGCCCAAGTGAAAAAGTTTGATCAAGAATTGGACTCTGTAAGAAAGCAAATTGATGGTAATAAAGTTTCTGATCAAACTCAAAATGCTACGCAAAAACTTCGTGATCAATTGAAGGAGATCAGGAAGACTCAGTCTGATTTAAAGGGTAGAAGACAACAGATTCACGATAAAATAAAGCAATTAGAAGAGCAAGTCAGGCGCCAAAATACCGAGGTTGATGAGAAACTTGGCAAGAAGACTCGCTACCAGTCCATTGCTGAAATCAAACAGCGTTTGGAACAGATCGACGAAGAGATGTCATCCGGTGATCTATCTCTGGTTGAAGAGAAGGTCTGTGTTAAGGAAATGCAGTCTTTGAACAAGTTGATCAGGGACATGCAACAGGTTGAGCCAATCAAGAAGTCCATTAGTGATGACAAGAACACAATTGCTGAATTGAAGCAAGAGTTGGGCACATTGAATGCTAGTGAGATTTCTGCTCAGTACGAGTCCATCCAAGCAGAGCTCAACAAGATGCAGTCTAAGAACCAGGTTATTCACGATCAAAAGTCCAAGCTTTTTGTGAAGAAGGCTGCGATAATGAGCAAGCGTGACGAGATCTACTCTCAGATAAAGAAGGTTAAGGCCGACTTCGGTAATGAGCTAAAGACTTTCAGAAAGAAGGTGCAAGAAGAGCGTTTGAAGAGGGAAGAGGAACAGCAATTGTCCGTTTTGATGGAGGATAAAGAGGAGAAGGTTTGCAAGCTGAAGGAGAAGTTGATCCACGCTAAGAAGCCTGCCTTCATGAACGAGATCAGCTGTATTGAAACCGCCTTGTTTGTTTTAGACCCAACCTTTGTCAAGCCAGCCGCCAACAACATTGATTTCCCTGGTTCAGAGCCTGTTAAGCCTGTTAAGAAGGTTGAGAACCAAGGTTTGGTGAAGATCGTCAAGGAAAAGGAAGATTACTTCCCACCCTCGGCcaagagcaagaagaaCAGAAAGAAGGCCTCAAACGGTACTGCTTCTGGCTCTTCAAGTAAGTTCTCTTTGGAACCAACTCTAATTGCCATTTTAGCAGATTTGGAAGTTCCAGTTCCAATGAGCAAGGACGATGTTCCAGCAACTGTGGaacaattgaagaagaagtatGACGATTTCTTGTCAAGACAAGAAGAACAAACGGAAAAGAACGTTGCCGAGGCTACTGCCCAATTAGAAAAGTTGGAGTTGGAGTATGCTGCGAAAGAAAACCAACTCAGAAAGGAATTGGAAGAGAAAAGGGAACGTGAGGCAGCCGAAGCAGAGACAGCCGGGGAGAAATAA
- the MCA1 gene encoding Ca(2+)-dependent cysteine protease MCA1 (Syntenic homolog of Ashbya gossypii ADL266C; Syntenic homolog of Saccharomyces cerevisiae YOR197W (MCA1)): protein MYPGAARPTYNQQQQRLQEQQQQQQQQYQQQQQYHYGNQGYNRPNVPPPGNYRPHMPLPSNPHPNVEYGAPRPPMPPPVRNYSTGHEEPYNDPDVAPPPYTPTPTPQNDSGTFSSQNDIQLNHSSNFSNIQGPANYSKPNNTSVPPNSTQYLGPGNQQISYQYSQCTGRRKALLIGINYFGTRSELHGCINDARAMFKFLTARYGYKPEDIVILTDDQRDPVRVPTKNNILRAMHWLVKDARPNDALFLHYSGHGGQVEDLDGDEEDGMDDVIYPVDFQIAGEIVDDLMHDILVRPLLPGVRLTALFDSCHSGTVLDLPYTYSTKGVIKEPNVWKDLGSGSLQAAMAYATGNGMGMVSSLGSAFRSLTKSGGTDRERMRQIKFSPADVIMFSGSKDNQTSADTSQGGVGAGAMSYAFINVLSKQPQQSYLSLLQNMREELRYKYSQKPQLSSSHPIDVNLQFVM from the coding sequence ATGTATCCAGGCGCAGCTCGTCCAACCTATAACCAACAGCAGCAACGGTTGCAGgagcaacagcaacaacagcagcaacaatatcagcaacagcagcagtaTCATTATGGAAACCAAGGTTATAATAGACCTAACGTCCCACCTCCTGGCAACTACAGACCGCATATGCCGCTGCCGTCCAACCCTCATCCAAATGTAGAGTATGGTGCGCCTAGACCACCAATGCCCCCACCAGTAAGGAACTATAGTACTGGCCATGAGGAGCCTTATAATGATCCCGATGTTGCGCCGCCTCCTTATACTCCAACCCCCACTCCTCAAAACGATAGTGGAACATTCTCTAGCCAGAATGACATTCAACTAAATCACTCTTCAAACTTCTCTAATATTCAAGGCCCTGCTAACTATAGTAAGCCTAATAATACGTCCGTTCCCCCCAACTCTACCCAATATCTGGGTCCTGGTAACCAACAAATATCCTATCAATATTCGCAATGTACGGGGCGTAGAAAGGCGCTGCTGATTGGTATCAATTATTTTGGTACTAGAAGCGAGTTACATGGGTGCATCAATGATGCCAGAGCCATGTTCAAGTTTTTAACCGCACGTTACGGTTATAAACCTGAAGATATAGTCATCCTAACTGATGATCAACGAGACCCAGTTCGTGTTCCTACGAAAAACAACATTCTTAGAGCCATGCACTGGTTAGTCAAGGATGCAAGACCTAATGATGCATTATTTCTTCACTATTCGGGACATGGCGGGCAAGTTGAAGATCTAGATGGAGACGAAGAAGACGGAATGGATGATGTTATATATCCGGTCGATTTCCAAATAGCGGGAGAGATTGTGGACGACCTCATGCATGATATCTTGGTGAGACCTCTATTACCAGGTGTACGTCTGACAGCCCTGTTCGACTCGTGCCATTCAGGAACAGTTTTAGATTTGCCTTATACGTATTCTACGAAAGGTGTTATCAAGGAGCCTAATGTTTGGAAGGATCTAGGTTCTGGTAGTCTACAAGCTGCAATGGCGTATGCAACAGGTAATGGTATGGGTATGGTAAGCTCTCTTGGATCAGCTTTCCGTAGTCTCACGAAATCAGGCGGGACAGATAGGGAACGTATGAGGCAGATTAAGTTTTCGCCTGCGGATGTGATTATGTTCAGTGGCTCTAAAGACAATCAGACATCAGCCGACACTAGCCAAGGTGGAGTTGGAGCTGGTGCCATGTCTTATGCGTTCATAAATGTCTTATCGAAGCAACCTCAGCAATCATATCTATCGCTACTACAAAATATGAGAGAAGAGCTCAGATACAAATACTCTCAAAAGCCGCAACTATCTTCATCACATCCTATTGATGTGAATTTACAGTTCGTCATGTAA